A single window of Martelella sp. NC20 DNA harbors:
- a CDS encoding LysR family transcriptional regulator, with protein MKISTIFVADQAIVRGGVLRAARSLDMPASTVSDAIKRLEKTLSVQLFQQGAQGLTLTAEGTSIRPLLHEAAYAIRAIYAQCQDASERTIIESPISLAALFRFSDVMETGSIRKSARRLQIGQPQLTRMISATEKSLGGALFMRGRDGSTPSRLALRISPHVEKLRDIWTRLSTASESRFRRHLKFWSLGGVPPATPDSPSARILGHIIANWSSRFGSQIYLQPGLVNALFEGLELQRYDAILVDSPATSPRLKSRDIHRSSLSFFVRRTGAEISDWHDEQSLIRETLLNGHLVLPSRAAGLRQVAEEVLEHILGSNWLSQIRFTEVDSIPVSVDLVANHGYCSILPANLRISNDDVIAYPLADRFNLVLRLVWADNLRGQQMADHLQDILGSWSYGEE; from the coding sequence GTGAAAATCTCGACCATTTTCGTTGCGGATCAGGCCATAGTGAGAGGCGGCGTTTTGCGGGCCGCACGCAGCCTGGACATGCCCGCCTCGACAGTCTCCGACGCGATCAAGCGTCTGGAAAAGACGCTTTCGGTGCAGCTTTTCCAGCAGGGTGCGCAAGGGTTGACCCTGACGGCGGAAGGCACCAGTATTCGGCCGCTCCTCCATGAAGCCGCTTACGCCATCCGGGCAATCTATGCGCAATGTCAGGATGCTTCGGAACGCACGATCATCGAAAGTCCGATTTCGCTTGCCGCCCTGTTTCGCTTTTCCGATGTCATGGAAACAGGATCGATCAGAAAGTCCGCGCGGCGGCTGCAGATCGGTCAACCGCAACTGACGCGCATGATCTCGGCCACCGAAAAGAGCCTCGGCGGCGCTCTGTTCATGCGCGGCCGCGACGGCTCAACGCCCTCGCGGTTGGCGCTCAGGATATCGCCGCATGTCGAAAAGCTCAGGGATATATGGACGCGGCTTTCCACGGCATCGGAAAGCCGTTTCCGCCGTCACCTGAAGTTCTGGTCGCTTGGCGGCGTCCCGCCGGCGACGCCGGACAGCCCGTCAGCAAGGATACTGGGGCATATCATTGCCAATTGGAGCAGTCGTTTCGGCTCACAGATCTATCTCCAGCCGGGACTTGTGAATGCCTTGTTCGAGGGTCTTGAACTGCAGCGCTATGACGCGATCCTGGTGGATTCGCCAGCGACATCGCCGCGCCTGAAGAGCCGCGACATTCACCGCAGCAGCCTCAGTTTCTTCGTACGCCGCACGGGAGCGGAGATCAGTGACTGGCATGATGAACAGAGCCTGATCCGGGAAACGCTGCTGAACGGCCATCTGGTGTTGCCTTCGCGCGCAGCCGGTCTGCGACAGGTGGCCGAGGAGGTTCTTGAACACATTCTGGGAAGCAACTGGCTGTCGCAGATCCGCTTTACCGAAGTCGACAGTATACCGGTTTCGGTCGATCTCGTCGCAAACCATGGCTATTGCTCGATACTGCCCGCCAATCTGAGGATCTCGAATGACGATGTCATAGCCTATCCGCTTGCCGACCGGTTCAACCTCGTGCTCCGCCTCGTGTGGGCAGATAATCTCCGCGGGCAACAGATGGCCGACCACCTTCAGGATATTCTGGGCTCCTGGAGCTACGGGGAGGAGTAG
- a CDS encoding Zn-dependent hydrolase, whose amino-acid sequence MKRNLHASQDRIAADLTALSAITDPERPWTRRAFSPLFDEGRRFLSDRFRAAGLTVSLDAGANLVGLRQGSEPDSGTIMLGSHSDTVPDGGRFDGVAGVVVALEVARVLADRGVTLRHNLAIADFLAEKVSIFGVSCIGSRAMAGVLPPAWLERQSAGRDLRRAIGDVGGDAEALTVPLRHDLRAFLEMHIEQGPVLEREGLSLGMVTTIVGITRVEVSVTGQPDHAGTTPMDGRVDALAAAAKLVLSIRAKAVEMTAAGRHFTATVGEFEMKPNAANVVPGHVRMLIDIRAETEADMDTFLRWITDREQDEHQNGIVVETRKISANDPVRLDDALVDALSQSASALDIGHRRMVSGAGHDAAFMARLCPAAMVFVPCAGGRSHCPEEWADAADLSLAAEVLADTVISIDANKEG is encoded by the coding sequence ATGAAACGCAATCTTCATGCCTCGCAGGACCGGATAGCCGCTGACCTGACGGCGCTTTCCGCGATCACCGATCCCGAAAGGCCCTGGACGCGGCGCGCCTTCTCGCCCCTTTTCGACGAGGGCCGGCGCTTCCTGTCGGATCGCTTCAGGGCGGCGGGTCTCACTGTTTCGCTCGACGCCGGCGCCAATCTGGTCGGTCTTCGCCAAGGGAGCGAGCCCGATTCCGGCACGATCATGCTGGGGTCTCATTCCGATACCGTTCCCGACGGCGGACGCTTCGATGGCGTCGCCGGGGTCGTCGTGGCGCTTGAGGTGGCCCGCGTTCTGGCAGACCGGGGCGTGACACTGCGCCACAACCTCGCCATTGCCGATTTTCTCGCCGAGAAAGTGTCGATTTTCGGCGTTTCCTGCATCGGCTCGCGGGCCATGGCCGGGGTTCTGCCGCCCGCATGGCTTGAGCGGCAGAGCGCCGGCCGCGATCTTCGCCGGGCCATCGGCGATGTTGGCGGCGATGCGGAGGCTCTTACAGTTCCGCTTCGCCATGATCTCAGAGCCTTTCTGGAAATGCATATAGAACAGGGGCCGGTTCTGGAGCGCGAGGGCCTGAGCCTCGGCATGGTGACCACGATCGTCGGCATAACCCGGGTGGAGGTCAGCGTTACGGGGCAACCCGACCACGCCGGCACGACCCCGATGGACGGCCGCGTCGACGCTCTGGCCGCCGCCGCCAAACTGGTGCTTTCAATTCGCGCGAAGGCTGTGGAAATGACGGCGGCGGGGCGGCATTTTACCGCGACGGTGGGCGAATTCGAGATGAAGCCGAATGCCGCCAATGTCGTTCCCGGCCATGTCCGCATGCTGATCGACATTCGCGCCGAGACCGAGGCCGATATGGATACCTTCCTGCGCTGGATCACAGACCGCGAGCAGGATGAACATCAAAACGGCATTGTGGTCGAGACCCGCAAGATTTCCGCCAACGACCCGGTACGCCTTGACGACGCACTTGTGGATGCCTTGTCCCAATCGGCCTCGGCGCTGGATATCGGCCACCGGCGCATGGTTTCCGGCGCCGGCCACGATGCGGCGTTCATGGCGCGTCTTTGCCCTGCCGCAATGGTGTTCGTGCCCTGTGCTGGCGGGCGTTCGCATTGCCCGGAAGAATGGGCCGATGCGGCTGATCTGTCTCTTGCCGCCGAGGTTCTGGCGGATACCGTAATCTCGATCGACGCGAACAAGGAAGGATAG
- a CDS encoding TRAP transporter small permease has translation MARLSNILAVVGLSALLAVTGLTLFDIALRSDIVYGLRDLFPGFDNFVMNSGVDGLSDLYAPLGIVAIAFCFPAMAAGRSAITVRFLIDSLPWRLREALDVCGHLCLLAMFALMAWWVSDYTLDIWHSGETTWLLNLPRWPAWALGSLALWMSALIQLVVLAGQCGRALSASEPAPLENAAEGAE, from the coding sequence ATGGCTAGACTGTCCAACATTCTCGCAGTGGTGGGTCTAAGCGCCTTGCTGGCGGTCACCGGCCTGACCCTGTTCGATATCGCGCTGCGGTCGGACATTGTCTATGGCCTGCGTGATCTTTTTCCCGGCTTCGACAATTTTGTGATGAATTCGGGCGTTGACGGCTTGTCCGATCTCTACGCCCCGCTCGGGATCGTCGCCATCGCCTTCTGTTTTCCGGCGATGGCGGCGGGCCGCAGCGCGATCACGGTGCGCTTCCTGATCGACTCTCTGCCTTGGCGTCTGCGCGAAGCGCTGGATGTCTGCGGACACCTGTGCCTGCTGGCGATGTTCGCGCTGATGGCGTGGTGGGTCAGCGACTATACGCTCGACATCTGGCACTCGGGGGAAACAACCTGGCTCCTGAACCTGCCGCGCTGGCCGGCCTGGGCGCTTGGTTCCCTCGCCTTGTGGATGTCGGCGCTCATCCAGCTCGTCGTTCTGGCGGGGCAATGCGGTCGCGCGCTCTCAGCATCCGAGCCAGCTCCTCTGGAAAATGCCGCGGAAGGAGCGGAATGA
- a CDS encoding aromatic amino acid lyase — MYRQFIELGITPVVPERGSVGEADITLASHIGLAMIGEGDVFVEGRPTRA; from the coding sequence ATGTACCGTCAGTTTATCGAACTGGGCATCACCCCGGTCGTGCCGGAACGCGGTTCGGTTGGCGAAGCCGATATCACACTTGCGTCTCATATCGGTCTTGCAATGATCGGTGAAGGAGACGTCTTTGTTGAAGGCCGACCGACGCGCGCATAG
- a CDS encoding sterol desaturase family protein: MLLSKTGYFADFVAYPVLIAAFGVAGVMHAGGDGIIAAIATFLGGLALWTLLEYLLHRFVLHHLPWIRDMHERHHREVLALVGTPTWLSVALFLALVFLPLFWLTGFAMASIATSGLMSGYLWYVSVHHLVHHRHPAHSGYLYKLKRNHAMHHANEACNFGVTSRFWDDVFRTSRPAR, encoded by the coding sequence ATGCTGCTCTCGAAAACGGGCTATTTCGCTGATTTCGTCGCCTATCCAGTGCTGATCGCGGCATTTGGCGTGGCCGGCGTCATGCATGCGGGTGGCGACGGAATAATCGCCGCCATCGCGACATTTCTGGGTGGCCTGGCGCTCTGGACGCTGCTCGAATATCTTCTGCATCGCTTCGTGTTGCATCATCTGCCCTGGATCAGGGATATGCATGAACGTCATCACAGGGAGGTCCTAGCACTGGTCGGAACGCCAACCTGGCTCAGTGTCGCACTGTTCCTCGCCCTGGTATTCTTGCCCCTCTTTTGGCTGACCGGTTTTGCGATGGCGAGTATCGCCACGTCGGGGCTGATGTCCGGATATCTCTGGTATGTGAGCGTGCATCACCTGGTACACCACCGGCATCCGGCGCATTCCGGCTATCTCTACAAGCTCAAGCGCAACCATGCGATGCATCATGCGAACGAAGCTTGCAATTTCGGCGTGACCTCGCGTTTCTGGGATGATGTTTTCCGCACCTCCCGCCCCGCGAGATAG
- a CDS encoding TRAP transporter large permease encodes MMSDIMIGAAGLVTLLAFILLGVPIAASMAIVGTLFTLFLTFDTSVFSIFGVATVQSLSSQELLIIPLFILMGGFSIIAGMSSEIYRLAHAWVGHLRGGLALTTVGSSAAFGAICGSSVATTATMVQIALPEMRRRGYSDSLIAGSIAGGGTLGSLIPPSVVMVVYAILTQQSVLSLFRAAIVPAIVAVLFYAIAVRVFIAVHGDTSETLAPATWRERAKATGQARLTMLVGVIMLGGIYSGIFTVNEGAAVGVALVFATCIVRARLTRSNFIDTLKKAASNVAMIYLILIGAEIYKSFLTLSGLPEAAIAWVGGMGLPREAVLIIVVLLYIGLGCVFDAMAAMILTMPFIYPLIVGQLHYDPIWWGIMNVMIIEIGMITPPVGINLFVLNGIQKDLKLRDIYRGASFFIAADVLRIIFFLLFPGLVLLFV; translated from the coding sequence ATGATGTCGGACATCATGATCGGAGCGGCAGGACTGGTGACGCTGCTGGCCTTCATTCTCTTGGGGGTCCCGATAGCGGCGTCGATGGCCATTGTCGGCACGCTCTTCACCCTGTTCCTGACCTTCGACACTTCGGTCTTTTCGATCTTCGGCGTTGCGACGGTACAGTCGCTTTCCTCTCAGGAACTCCTGATCATTCCCCTGTTTATCCTTATGGGCGGCTTTTCGATCATTGCCGGAATGTCCTCGGAGATCTACCGGCTTGCCCATGCCTGGGTCGGGCACCTGCGCGGCGGCCTGGCGCTGACGACGGTGGGCAGCAGCGCCGCCTTCGGAGCGATCTGCGGTTCATCTGTTGCAACCACCGCGACCATGGTCCAGATCGCCCTGCCGGAAATGCGGCGGCGCGGCTATTCCGATTCCCTCATCGCCGGATCCATCGCCGGCGGCGGAACGCTTGGATCGCTGATCCCACCCTCCGTCGTGATGGTCGTCTATGCTATCCTGACTCAGCAAAGCGTGCTGTCGCTGTTTCGCGCGGCAATCGTACCCGCCATTGTCGCGGTGCTGTTTTACGCCATCGCCGTGCGCGTCTTTATCGCCGTTCATGGAGACACGTCGGAAACGCTGGCCCCTGCCACCTGGCGCGAGCGCGCCAAGGCGACGGGACAGGCCAGGCTGACCATGCTGGTCGGCGTCATCATGCTCGGCGGCATCTATAGCGGCATCTTCACCGTCAACGAAGGCGCCGCCGTCGGCGTCGCCCTGGTGTTCGCGACCTGCATCGTGCGGGCGCGCCTGACCCGCAGCAATTTCATCGATACGCTGAAGAAAGCGGCCTCCAACGTCGCCATGATCTATCTCATTCTGATCGGCGCCGAAATCTACAAGAGCTTTCTCACCCTGTCCGGTCTGCCCGAGGCCGCGATCGCCTGGGTTGGCGGCATGGGCCTGCCGCGCGAGGCGGTGCTGATTATCGTGGTCCTGCTCTATATCGGCCTCGGCTGCGTGTTCGATGCGATGGCGGCGATGATCCTGACGATGCCGTTCATTTATCCGCTGATCGTTGGGCAACTTCATTACGATCCGATCTGGTGGGGGATCATGAATGTGATGATCATCGAGATCGGCATGATCACGCCGCCGGTCGGCATCAACCTGTTCGTGCTCAACGGCATTCAAAAGGACCTCAAACTACGCGATATCTATCGCGGAGCCTCGTTCTTTATCGCGGCCGACGTCCTGCGCATCATTTTCTTCCTGCTGTTTCCCGGCCTTGTTCTGCTTTTCGTCTGA
- a CDS encoding type 2 periplasmic-binding domain-containing protein, which produces MQGGIADSAEIPIPYTPGRIEGMDVFELPNLARSNSDGSLATLALIEEGKITGLDDLVVLGVLQAGPYFIHTSEEIGSLRDLRGKKLRVSGQMQAQIVSRLGAVPVSNIPATGLAENISRGLIDGALADTGNLYNFGVGDLVHYHVTNLPLGSFTVLWAMSRDRYDSLSPKSREAIDALRGEWFTEVLGANMDKQTDEVTARLEASGDHHFVAFSDADMERADKVLQQVVDGWVAADPANADTLEAAKANLGE; this is translated from the coding sequence GTGCAGGGCGGCATTGCCGACAGCGCCGAAATACCGATCCCCTACACGCCCGGCCGCATCGAAGGCATGGATGTCTTCGAGCTACCCAATCTCGCGCGCTCCAATTCCGACGGTTCGCTTGCGACGCTGGCGCTGATCGAAGAAGGCAAGATCACCGGACTGGACGATCTCGTCGTGCTCGGCGTGTTGCAGGCCGGCCCCTATTTCATCCACACCAGCGAGGAAATCGGCAGCCTGCGCGACCTTCGCGGCAAGAAGCTCAGGGTTTCAGGCCAGATGCAGGCGCAGATCGTCTCGCGGCTGGGCGCGGTCCCGGTCTCGAACATTCCGGCCACGGGGCTTGCGGAAAACATCAGCCGCGGCCTGATTGACGGCGCGCTGGCCGATACCGGCAATCTCTACAATTTCGGCGTCGGCGACCTCGTCCATTACCATGTCACCAATCTTCCGCTGGGCTCGTTCACGGTGTTGTGGGCAATGTCGCGCGATCGCTATGACAGCCTGTCGCCGAAATCGCGCGAGGCGATCGATGCACTGCGCGGCGAGTGGTTCACCGAAGTGCTGGGCGCCAATATGGACAAGCAGACCGATGAGGTGACGGCGCGGCTGGAAGCATCGGGCGATCACCATTTCGTCGCCTTCAGCGACGCCGATATGGAACGCGCAGACAAGGTGCTGCAACAGGTTGTCGATGGCTGGGTTGCCGCCGACCCGGCCAATGCCGATACGCTGGAAGCCGCGAAGGCAAATCTGGGCGAGTAG
- a CDS encoding dihydroorotase: MAGFELVLTGRIILADREIPDGFIAVAAGKIVMIGQGKPPAAAERHDFGNGLILPGAVDAQVHSLSQRGTEGFAASTRAAAAGGVTTIVDMPYDEGDLICSAEAVARKAALADREARVSVALYGTIRPADGAARIAEQAASGVCGFKFSTFGTDPERFPRIPPALLRNCFEAVARTGLAAGVHNEDDDYVRAAIAEVEAAGITDWRAHGLSRPQLAETLAMLQIYETGAETGCPAHVVHCSVARGYEIAESYRRQGFYATAECCIHYLTLNEENDVARLGGMAKINPPVRPRREVEAIWRHVAEGRVSMVSTDHVSWARERKTDPAMLKCASGVPGLEVMVPLFVKGAMERGVPLFWAARLMAENPARHFRLDHRKGGIEVGRDADLTVLVDRPAVYEAAASAHSVADWSPYDGMALPWTVAAVWHGGRMAFDGNKVLAAPGSGGFVRPPETLGLRRELHA, encoded by the coding sequence TTGGCTGGCTTCGAACTGGTTCTGACGGGACGGATCATTCTCGCGGATCGCGAGATCCCCGATGGTTTCATCGCGGTGGCGGCAGGAAAGATCGTGATGATCGGTCAGGGAAAACCGCCCGCGGCCGCCGAGAGACATGATTTCGGCAATGGGCTTATCCTGCCCGGCGCGGTGGATGCCCAGGTCCATTCTCTGTCGCAGCGCGGAACCGAGGGGTTTGCGGCCTCGACGCGTGCGGCGGCCGCAGGCGGGGTGACCACAATCGTCGACATGCCCTATGACGAGGGCGATCTGATTTGCTCCGCCGAAGCGGTGGCGCGCAAGGCAGCGCTCGCCGATCGCGAAGCGCGGGTCAGCGTTGCGCTCTACGGCACCATCCGTCCCGCAGATGGCGCGGCGCGGATTGCCGAACAGGCGGCAAGCGGCGTTTGCGGCTTCAAGTTTTCGACCTTCGGCACCGACCCCGAACGGTTTCCGCGCATCCCGCCGGCGCTGCTTCGCAATTGCTTTGAAGCCGTTGCGCGCACCGGCCTTGCCGCCGGCGTTCATAACGAGGACGACGATTATGTGCGCGCCGCGATCGCCGAGGTCGAGGCGGCGGGCATCACCGACTGGCGTGCTCACGGCCTCTCCCGCCCTCAACTCGCCGAAACCCTGGCAATGCTGCAGATCTACGAAACCGGCGCGGAGACAGGCTGCCCGGCCCATGTTGTGCATTGCTCGGTCGCGCGCGGCTACGAAATTGCCGAAAGTTACCGCCGTCAGGGCTTTTACGCGACCGCCGAATGCTGCATCCACTACCTGACGCTGAACGAGGAAAATGACGTGGCGCGTCTGGGCGGCATGGCCAAGATCAACCCGCCGGTGCGACCGCGGCGCGAGGTTGAGGCGATCTGGCGTCATGTCGCCGAGGGCCGCGTTTCCATGGTCTCGACCGACCATGTGAGCTGGGCGCGCGAGCGCAAGACCGATCCAGCCATGCTCAAATGCGCCTCCGGGGTTCCCGGGCTTGAGGTGATGGTTCCACTGTTCGTCAAGGGCGCGATGGAACGCGGCGTGCCGCTGTTCTGGGCTGCACGCCTGATGGCGGAAAACCCGGCGCGTCACTTCCGGCTCGATCATCGCAAGGGCGGCATCGAGGTTGGCCGCGACGCCGACCTGACCGTGCTTGTCGACCGGCCCGCCGTCTACGAGGCCGCCGCCAGTGCGCATTCGGTTGCCGACTGGTCTCCCTATGACGGCATGGCCTTGCCCTGGACCGTGGCCGCCGTCTGGCATGGTGGCAGGATGGCGTTCGATGGCAACAAGGTTCTGGCCGCGCCGGGCAGTGGCGGCTTTGTCCGCCCGCCCGAAACGCTGGGCCTGCGCCGGGAGCTGCACGCATGA
- a CDS encoding DUF917 domain-containing protein, which translates to MARVLTEKDVEPAVRGGAVYAAGGGGWVHHGRMLGRAAVNAGAPELVSVEELDDDDWVATAAAIGAPASTTPWEMRGVDYVKAVQLLQEALGARVAALMIGQNGKSSTLNAWLPSAILGCKVLDAVGDMRAHPTGDMGAIGMAGRPEQTIQTAVGGNRAQNRYIELVTRGATGRVSPVLRTASDMSGGFIASARNPVHASYVAGNAALGGISKALELGEAILAAEPKGPYAMLDAIARTTRGIYIVEGEITAKQVTYTSEAFDVGTVTIGNGDRAVTLHVMNEYMAVDAADGRRIATFPDVITTLSPEAEPLSVGELKVGMKIHVLHVPKALLPISTGVLDPAVYIHPEKVMGIDLTSYALEG; encoded by the coding sequence ATGGCACGCGTTCTCACCGAAAAGGATGTGGAACCCGCCGTGCGCGGCGGCGCGGTCTATGCAGCGGGCGGCGGAGGCTGGGTGCATCACGGCCGGATGCTCGGCCGCGCGGCTGTCAATGCCGGCGCGCCGGAACTGGTCTCGGTCGAGGAACTTGATGATGATGACTGGGTCGCCACCGCCGCCGCCATCGGCGCGCCCGCTTCGACCACGCCGTGGGAGATGCGCGGCGTCGATTATGTGAAGGCGGTGCAGCTCCTTCAGGAAGCGCTCGGCGCGCGCGTCGCGGCGCTGATGATCGGGCAGAACGGCAAGTCCTCGACCCTCAACGCCTGGCTTCCCTCCGCCATTCTGGGCTGCAAGGTGCTCGATGCGGTCGGCGACATGCGCGCCCATCCGACAGGCGATATGGGCGCCATCGGCATGGCCGGACGGCCGGAACAAACGATCCAGACCGCCGTTGGCGGCAATCGCGCGCAAAACCGCTATATCGAGCTTGTCACCCGAGGCGCCACGGGCCGCGTTTCGCCGGTGCTGCGCACCGCCTCGGATATGTCCGGCGGCTTTATCGCTTCGGCGCGCAACCCGGTGCATGCGTCCTACGTTGCCGGAAATGCAGCCCTTGGCGGAATTTCGAAGGCGCTGGAACTGGGCGAGGCCATTCTGGCGGCCGAGCCCAAAGGCCCCTACGCGATGCTCGATGCCATCGCTCGTACCACCCGCGGGATCTATATCGTCGAAGGCGAGATCACGGCAAAACAGGTGACTTATACGAGTGAGGCCTTCGATGTCGGCACTGTGACGATCGGCAACGGCGATCGCGCCGTCACCTTGCATGTGATGAATGAATATATGGCCGTCGACGCAGCCGACGGACGCCGCATTGCCACCTTCCCCGACGTCATCACCACGCTTTCTCCCGAGGCCGAACCGCTGTCGGTCGGCGAGTTGAAGGTGGGCATGAAGATCCATGTCCTGCATGTGCCGAAGGCACTATTGCCGATCAGCACCGGGGTTCTCGATCCCGCCGTCTATATCCACCCGGAAAAGGTCATGGGCATCGACCTGACCTCTTACGCATTGGAGGGCTGA
- a CDS encoding urocanate hydratase — translation MPKDNPRHPAFPIPSGPTLRAKGWRQEALLRLMENVLAVGEDPENLVVYAALGKAARNKAAHDAIRQALINMDDDQTLIIQSGKPVGLMKTSPEAPIVIMANCNIVGQWARAENFYEMERKGLICWGGLTAGAWQYIGSQGVIQGTYEIFMRIAERRFAGSLAGRFILTAGLGGMGGAQPLAGRMAGAAILCVEVDPARAVARREIGYLDEIAPDLDAALARIEKACSEGQAVSVGLVGNAAEVYPEIARRGVSPDIVTDQTSAHDLVYGYIPEGYDLDRVRRLRAQNPDELIAAGRASIARHVRAMLDFQKSGAEVFDNGNLIRTQAQIGGVENAFDIPVFTEAYLRPLFCRAIGPFRWMALSGEASDIGKIDDLVLEMFPDNRIVTNWIRLARENVPFEGLPARIAWLGHGERSALARAVNQMVATGALQGPVAFSRDHLDSAGMAHPNIMTENMRDGSDAIADWPLLDAMLLCASRADLVTVHSGGGGYAGYMTSAGVTIVADGTEAADRRLEIALDNDTGLGVIRYADAGYPDALDEVSRKKINHIPV, via the coding sequence ATGCCGAAGGACAATCCCCGCCATCCGGCCTTTCCGATCCCCTCCGGCCCGACGCTTCGCGCCAAAGGCTGGCGGCAGGAGGCGCTGTTGCGGCTGATGGAAAATGTCCTGGCCGTCGGCGAGGACCCGGAAAATCTGGTGGTCTACGCCGCTCTGGGCAAGGCCGCGCGCAACAAGGCCGCCCATGATGCGATCCGTCAGGCGCTGATCAATATGGATGACGATCAGACCCTGATCATCCAGTCGGGCAAACCCGTCGGTCTGATGAAAACCAGTCCCGAGGCGCCGATCGTCATCATGGCGAACTGCAATATCGTCGGGCAATGGGCCAGAGCCGAAAACTTCTACGAAATGGAACGCAAGGGGCTGATCTGCTGGGGCGGCCTCACTGCCGGGGCATGGCAGTATATCGGCTCGCAGGGCGTCATTCAGGGGACCTATGAAATCTTCATGCGGATCGCCGAGCGCCGTTTTGCCGGCAGCCTTGCCGGGCGTTTCATCCTGACCGCCGGTCTCGGCGGCATGGGCGGCGCTCAGCCGCTCGCCGGGCGGATGGCGGGCGCGGCAATCCTCTGCGTCGAGGTCGATCCCGCCCGTGCGGTAGCGCGCAGGGAAATCGGCTATCTCGATGAAATCGCGCCGGATCTAGACGCGGCACTCGCGCGGATCGAAAAGGCTTGCTCCGAAGGCCAGGCGGTCTCGGTCGGGCTCGTCGGCAATGCCGCGGAGGTTTACCCAGAAATCGCCCGGCGCGGTGTTAGCCCCGATATCGTGACTGATCAGACCTCGGCGCACGATCTGGTTTATGGCTATATTCCCGAGGGGTACGATCTCGACCGCGTACGTCGTCTGCGCGCGCAGAACCCGGACGAACTGATCGCGGCCGGAAGGGCCTCGATCGCGCGGCATGTTCGGGCCATGCTGGATTTTCAGAAGAGCGGCGCGGAAGTGTTCGACAATGGCAATCTGATCCGCACACAGGCTCAGATCGGCGGCGTCGAGAATGCCTTCGACATTCCGGTTTTCACCGAAGCCTATCTGCGGCCGCTGTTTTGCCGCGCGATCGGGCCGTTCCGCTGGATGGCGCTGTCGGGCGAGGCTTCCGACATCGGCAAGATCGACGATCTTGTGCTCGAAATGTTTCCTGATAACAGGATCGTTACAAACTGGATCCGGCTTGCGCGCGAAAATGTTCCCTTTGAAGGACTGCCCGCCCGCATCGCCTGGCTTGGCCATGGAGAACGCAGCGCGCTGGCGCGCGCGGTCAACCAGATGGTCGCGACCGGCGCGCTGCAGGGGCCGGTCGCGTTTTCCCGCGATCACCTTGATTCCGCAGGAATGGCGCATCCCAACATCATGACCGAGAATATGCGCGACGGCTCCGATGCGATCGCCGACTGGCCGCTTCTGGATGCGATGCTGTTATGCGCGTCCCGCGCCGATCTGGTCACCGTTCATTCGGGCGGCGGCGGCTATGCCGGCTACATGACTTCGGCCGGCGTCACGATCGTCGCCGATGGCACCGAGGCGGCCGACCGCCGTCTCGAAATCGCACTCGATAATGATACCGGTCTTGGCGTCATCCGCTATGCCGATGCCGGCTACCCGGACGCGCTGGACGAGGTATCGCGCAAAAAGATCAACCACATTCCCGTCTGA